In Synchiropus splendidus isolate RoL2022-P1 chromosome 15, RoL_Sspl_1.0, whole genome shotgun sequence, the genomic stretch TGCTTGATTTGATCTGGAGCGGCCGGTCCTGACTGGGACACTGGTTGCGCTGAGGTCGTTGTCTATGGAATTCCATCCATGTGGCAGATCAGACGTACAGTAACTCCCAGCACATTCCAGCGATGCAAAGAAGTCCACACCCTTGAAAAGAAGACATTGTGAATGTGTGAGCGAGTTGACTTTCACAGAGAGAAGGGGAGGGCAGGGGGTCTGCGGCATAGGTTTGTCCCACCTGCCCATGTCACGTGGCCTGAGGGTGACACCACAGCTGTTACCATTCCTCCCCCTCAGGAGATGATCAGAGCAGCTCTTGAGGGTGTTAGGATCAGGATATAACACTTTGCGTGGTATAAAAACTAGTTTGAATTGATAAGTTGTCTGAAAATTGTTTTACTGGCAACAAAGGAAAACAACCAGTCTCAGACTTTTGTTGAAAATGAAGGGTCTGAAGGGGCTTCTCCCCACTAGCTCACTATCTTTCTGATTCCATGTGAGCATGACAGAAATGTATTTAGATTTTTTCACTCATGTAATTTACTTGACCGgttattttcaaaatgatgcttttgtttatttatttatatgtattcGTGAGTTGAAGAATGATCtggtttattttctcttttaccAATGATAATTTATTTCCCgtcttccattcattttctgcctcctcctggatttatttcattaagttttttgactttcatttgattttatttaaaattatatgACACCTTgtttcattattatatttacatttttatgtcagATTTTCCCCCGGTGAATTTttgcaaaaagaaataaatagataatacaAAAGAAATTCAtataattcatatattttttttaactcttcttTGACCACTGTATTGTAAAATACGTTTCTATTGGGAGAACTTGTGCCTCAGTATGTTTGAATCACCAGCAGAGCGGCTGCTTGAGGCAGCATCCCCGTCTGGTTGACCACCGCTGCCTGTCGCCTCCTGACCGCTGCTGTTGCTCTCCTGCAGTTGTCGTTCCGTCAGACAGCAGCTGTCTGATGACCACAAACTTCAGTTTTGGTTAATGTCCTTTGTTTCTGGTGAAATAACTCCCTGTTCCCTGTCTCCTCATTCCTGCAGCAGATGGTGAGTATATACAGCTTTCACTGTGATCTCCACTCTCCTTATTGAGCAGGTCATAAGAAGAGCGAGTGTCGAAAGTGTAGACGTCACGACAGCAGCCGTCTTCAGCATCACACATTGGCGccattgtcctgctccagcgGTGACAAAAGCTCTTTCCTGTGGCGACACCTCTGAAGGCTCCGCCCTCAGATCACAGCCTGATGGAGGTGTCGCATAAACCAAATCAAACCCTGAGGTGATCACCTTTTGGTAGGACAACATCCTCCTGTCATTAGCACCTTGATGTGAGCTCCAGGCTGGAGACCAGTCAAGACCACTACACTTTTCCTCaataatttgatttaatttaattgaacagtttgctctccagacaacagggaacctttgtaagtgcaggagttcctggtcctctgatcacactgatgcacaagacacgtggcagctaggatgagaacaacatcaacaaacatggaggaatccctgaacaaaaacaaacaaaagcatctgtttgctttggttcagggaggtctttcactacacaatggacagggtttccactactccgAATGTacttatagaaatattttcaagacattaaaagagctttagtttaaataaggtgatatgaaaacttgaatatagtcaccatcggTTCCGACCGACCGGACATAAGTGGCATCTGCAGTTagtacgggtggacataagCCCGTCAGGTCGTCAGTTGTAACTTGCtaagatgttacttgtataccaaattcattcaaattgaaaaatgtggctttttgtgtcaaatattcttatacaattaacaagattaattttttttatcgaatcccacccctaactATTAATATTCCATCCCTCCACACATTACACAGAATTGTTGCATAGATACCATAGTTCTAACTTCCCTCACAGAAGCTCCAGCCATAAGTGGTTTAGCTAATGGAATGACTCGTCGCTCGCCGTCCTCTGGGGTCTTGGTGGAAATCCTCCGGTTCCGTGTGTAAATCACGGGGGAGCTTCAGCCTAAACTCCGCATCACCTGTTCACTCCCTTTTACCCTAAATGCCtgcgacctttgacctttgccgTTGCGCAGCCTGAGCGCACGGGACGGGGCTGTCCGCGACAGCTGTGTCAACCTCAGGCCTGGCAACTGCCGTGTCCACAGAAGGACACGCCGCAGCATTAGTGTCATTCCATGTAATGAGTCAGCAGCGCGGGACAAATGATCCACGTTATCCTGGTCCAGGTTCAAGCAGTTCAACGCCAATGAGCCgccttttaatgatgtgtctcaCTCAACCAGCTAACAAATTAACCGGCGAGTTTCATCACGTCAGTGTAGTTCAGGTTCATTTGAGGTCGTGATCTTGGAAACGAAACTTCAGCTGAAAATGTGAGATTTCAGATAGATGACTAGAAATACAATAGAAAACAGTAGACAGTAAAAgaattatttgaaaatataattcCTGCAAAtcctttttaaaaccagactcACGGGGGGAGACGACCAGGACAGTGTTGGCcatgttaaaaatgtaaaaatgttctaAGGGATcaataaaaagttttttttttctactgcaaacaagacaaaaaatgtcTGGCGTCTTATCACAAAAATCATTTCTGAATATTTTGTGATCTGCTTCAGCATGAAGATATTGAAAACCATCTAGTTGTGTCATGTTATGCAAAGATTTAAAGTTGCTCTCACACTAACTCTTACGATCTATTTATTAATCTTAGTAATATTATCAGGTAGTATTTATGGCGGGTTCAcatgtttttcatatttgttaTTTCTGCCTTGAATTAAGAGCATCATCTTATGTTTAGATGAAACTACGATGAAGTGCAGAGTTTTGTCTTCAGTCTTTGACATTATCCAAGTAGTTTCCATGCGCCGGCTCCACCTCCCGCGGCTGAATCCTCCGCAGTTAGCAGTTTCCCCTCCATGTGTACGTCTGCAGATCTGCTGTCagctgccagctttatttatacCACACATGCAAATGTCCTTCAGTGCTGAAGAAACTGGCCAGGGCCGAGGGAGATGTTAATTCTCTTCATGCCAAGACTGCAAATCACACTACAAATTCCTGCCCTCCTCCCTCAATTTGAACAGTCTGACAGTGGGGGAACAAAGTGATTAGCAAATGGGGGCCCCGGAATGCGAAGgcagattaaaaataaactcCCTGACCCGTTTTATAGAAAGCATGCGATGCAACTGTTGCTCTCCTGCCATGTCTTCCTCCTGAAATATGTGGCGGAAATAGACCCTCCATGTTCTGATCATGCGTCGTGTTCAGGGAGATATGAGGTAGAGGGGAAAGTGTGTCGTGGTCTGATCCAGCTCCAGGGTCTCGTCATGATGTTGCTTTTATTAATAGGTTGgagaaaatccaaacaaacacagGGAGTGTATTTAAACATCACACTTACTGTCCAGGGCAAAGCAAGGACCCTCACTATGATATGCTATGttaaaacctgtttttttcccatGGGGCTCAAAGAACTTTGAAAGGATGATAAAATAATGGCAAACAAATAAAACCGTTGCACATAAAGAGTTATGTTATAACaaaattcaattatttattgAGTTATATAACTTTGaatatttttgccatttcatcaaacatattaaatgaGATAAGATTATtgaaaaaatgtacatgtttggctttgggatttttgttttttaaattagaattaaaatgaaaagaactATTCTATATTTCTGAAGCAGATATAACATTATAAACCAGTCACAAGTAGGAATGAAAAAATGCAGTTGTATTTtataaggggaaaaaaatcatatcATCAtctatcattcattcattcatttgtttttcaaaataaaacacggaTTCACGATGTTAAAAACAGAcacaatgttaaaaaatattatttatgtaaACAAAATTAATATGACATGTAAACTGAATATTGATGTCATCTGTTATGAATATTTTACAGAACATAATCATataagttatttattatttttattattttatcaacAAACAAATGGAAATTCTTGGTTCAGGTCTAAAGTTAAAGATGATGCTTGTTTTAATTCAAATGACTTGATCCAATCTGCTGCTGTAAAATGAAAGTCAGTGTTAGAGTTGGACATTGTGAGAGTTAAATCATAATTTATGAAAGATAATCAACTAAAAAAAGGCTGTGGTTTTcagatgatgttttgttttgtcctcgGTTTCAAAAGCAAGTTTAGAATTTGAGAAGTTGATGTGACTGAGACCGACGCATGAATTCACGCTGGTGTGTACGTGATAGTCATTATCTCTCCCATCAGTAGGAACTATCTGGATTAAAAGAGCGTCCCTGCCTTTGTGTTTAACACGGGCCAGGAAGCAGGAATTCACCCTACAACAAAAGTCACCCGATATTGCTGGAGTCCGGATATATCTGGCAGGGCCTTGGCACATAGCTGACATTAGTGGAAACATTGCATTTGTGATACACCCTGGCCAGTGGCCATGGGAAATATCAAACAACTGTCCAATTTAGACAACATCCTGTGCTGGGGAAGAAAAAAACGGGGGCTACAAAGATGCATTGGGTTGCTATTTGTGGACGGCGAGTGCCTTGAAAATAGCGAGAGCATTTGGTTTCAATATAAGCCCTCCTCCCTGAGCCGGAGCTTTCTGTGAATGAGGCCCGGGTTCCTATCGCACCCAACCCTGTGGCCCGTTTTAGAACACAGGTGTTGACCTTAGTGGAGAATCTGTGCTGGCAGAGGAGGAACATGAAGCCCAGGGCACGGCCTGCTCCAGGATTACTCATCACCGCAGGGTCACACAGATCtggtgtgaactctcatgtggaTCCAGATCGGTAGAGGAAGATACGAAGCGCAACGATATTGCGTTCGCGCCGGTAGTTTCTTTTCGTTGTGTACTAGTTGGTACTAGTTTCTccttgacataatgctttccccagcctctcaccttaaacccatccatccaaaacacatgactaaccttGACCAagactctgagccaaacttacacccaattataatgacccacttattCATCCtctaaccttgtggggtccagccaaatgtacCCACAAAGTCAAAGGGTCCTCACGTGGATAGTGTTGTGTCCCCACAAAGTGGGACAAACAAGCACCACACACATTGCTACACCCTGCCGCTTGAACACGTGTATCATATCTGATACACATCAACATACTTCCACATTTACACATGCGTATTCGCCCTATAACTGAAAACGATACGTGCACCTGACACATACTGTATTGACACACCCATCTGTAAAACACACACCTTATAATCCCACAAACTATTTGACAAAAGCTCGCACCACACACTTACGCACATTCCTGATCACATATTGGACATGCTGTATATGCATTCCGCACACTGTGATGGAAGCAGGTTTTCAAAGGCTGGACTCACCAGTGCAGACGCATATGAAATTCCGATACATCGCAACAGTTGAAATACAGAGAGTAGTAGTTTTAGAATACCCTTCCACCAAATATCATAAAATTTTTTCGCCTTTTATACTCATTTTGCACCTCGATTTTCAGTAATATCTATCCAAAAACTATGTCTCCAAAAAGTTATCAATTAACCTGTCGATGTTTTTAGTCTATGGGATATGCAACTTgaccatgaaataaaaatatatatcacagAAAACTACTGCTATCTAGTGCAACGCAAAGCCAAAGTGATTATTGTTattgagaaaaatattttaaaataattcttATTGATTATGGAGTTATATTTTCAATTGATCCATCTTTTGCACCcaaatcatgaaataaatgaaccttatttttattttttgtttttatcatggaTCATATAGTCATGCTCAAAATGTgccgttatgtttttttttttccttcctcttaTGAACTTGTTGAGTTCCAGGTGTTGTTCTATCTCTGGCCTCAAACATGTCCAACAATGTCTCAAAGTCAATTCCTCAAACATATCATTGGTGTGATCTCTGTAGATTGCTTTGTGTAAGGCTGGTTGCATTGGAGGAAGTGAGGCCTGGTGGTAGGTGTTACATCATCGGTAGATGAAATATGGTAAAACCATTGCACAATAAATGGTCTTCACCactcttttatttatataatatagtCGTTTTCAAATCAAATCGTCACCACGCAAGGCCCTATTGGTGTGTTGTTCGACCTGAAGTCTATTCTCTGGGTGCATTTATTGATACACTGGCCTAGAAATGGACAAGAAATGGGAAGTGTGACATGGAATTCCACAGAATCTATGCTAATGGGCTCCTGTGTAGTTAAGATCACTGCAtgttttactgctgtctggCCCACTATTTGATTTCAAATTGATCAAACAACTCACAAAATATGTagaacacaaaacaattcaataataaaaactgCAATGAAACCTTAAACATTaaaggaaaaatgtaaatgcagaGTATCTGAAATTTAATAAGGATTGTTGTATCACGAGTGGAAGGAAATTCTGAGCAAAACTCTTCTTCTAGTGTGTAAATTTTGGACTTTCTTTGTCTTTTATACTCATTTTTTCATCCCTATTTCTAGCAATATGTATCCAAAAAGTATCCATTGACATAAAACTCTGGTGGTGGGTTGGGGGTGTAGGGTGTCTCGAGCCCAGTGCGAACAGCTGAGAGGTGTGATTTAACAGGCTGGCTCCCCACTGTCAGGGTCCTGATTGGGCCGGACAGGAGGCGCAGGAGAGGCCCGGGCTTCTAAAGGACACCAACAGGTGGGAGGCCGCTTTGGAGGGGGGACCCTCCCAGGCGGGATAGAAAAGGCCGATCTGCAAGGCCTGTTGTGGGCACAATCCACCGAGCCGGGGACGAAGAAGGAGGATGGCAGCGGAGCTGAAGGCAGAAGAAGAGTTGCGGAAGTGGGAAAGATGTTCTAGAGCCAGGTTCAGTTTTGGGACGTCAATAGTGAGGCCTACTGTTTCTTGTTTCCACTTTTTGTCAGTGCAAAGGGAAAGTAGCTGATAGCACAgtgtgaagcttccctcaggTGGTAAGGAAGTTGAGGTGTGAGACAGGGGCTGACCATGTGGTTTCATCAAGTGGCTCAGGGAGCCTGGGGTCGCTGCTTTAGATAGAAGCCACTTGTTCTGAGGGGAGACCAAGAGAACGGTGAGTAAAAGTTTGAAGTTTCTTTCACTTGTCTCTTGATTTTTCCGTCCGCTATTCAACATCACTTCAACTGCATCTACATCTCATGTCTATGTGAAAACTTGAATTGGGTGATAATATATTCAGAAAGTGAACACAACAGTAGCTAGCTAGTTTTTATACCACCAGCAAATGAGACCGTGGTGTGCAGGAACTTAAGAAATGAGGGTTGACGTACCCTAATATTGACTTGAAATATATATCCACTGACACTTTAAGATGCCTTTGTTAGCCTAAACCATGATCACAGCAGTGGTTCCACTTCCCGCTCTTGGCTCCTGAAAAGCTGCTTTGTGTCCCGACAACAGTTGCTACCCCTTGTGACGACATGCTTCCTTATATCCCCATATTAATACACTACTTATGGAATGTAAGGAAGTGTGTGGTTTCAAGGGGACCACATCACAACTGGCCAGGTCCTAACATGGCTTTGTTTGGCTACACCTCAGGAGTAACAGGGGTGTCGGGGGGTTCATGAGTTTGTGTGCTTCAGGACAACAGGTGACACATGCACGGTTAGCGTTACGCCACCAGCTCCTGATCTGGGTCTTGACGAAACATTCCAGTCAAGGTTGATGGACGGAGCACAGCTGTCACCCTCTATGGCAGGCGCAGGACTTTCATGAAGGGAATAGGGGGAGGGCAGGAGCTGTCAGTGAAGGTTTCGCTAGTGTTGGCCAGATTTGAAAGGAAACCATTCCAATGCACGCCTGTCCCAAAAATAGGATCTGAGTTGAGTTTCCATGTGGTTACCATGCAGAATATGAATCACCATCCCCCACATACTTCTGCAGACTAATTGATGATTGtcctctctgtgttttatagGTAAGGATCAAGAGGACGGGACACGTGTACCAGTACTTTTATTCCCCCCTTTTGTAATATCCTCTACATCTACAACCCTCTCTGTCTTGCGCTGCCAAGGTCTGCTGAAGCAACACGCCTTGCTGTGGCTGGTCAAACGGAACCAAGTCAGGTGTTTTTGTGAGGTTTGGTCCCCTTCAACCAGCTACTGCGTCGTGAATACAGTCAGCAGACACCAGCGTGGAGTCAAAGACTTCTCAAGTGCTGAGATTGTTTTCCCTTGAATCaagtttaatttcatttgttgtcttgaagaaaaataaataaaaaacaactaaTAATGTTGACTGGTTTTtttaatctatctatctatctatctacctgtctgtcctgtctgtctatctatctgtctatctgtctgtctgtctgtctgtctgtctatctatctatctatctatctacctgtctgtctgtctatctatctgtctatctgtctgtctgtctatctgtctgtctgtctatctatcggtctatctgtctatctgtctgtctgtctgtctgtctgtctgtctatctatcggtctatctgtctatctgtctatctgtctgtctgtctgtctgtctgtctgtctatctatctatcgttctgtctatctatcatctatctatctatctatctatctatctatcgttctgtctatctatctatctatctatctatctatctatcaagcAAGCTAGATAGAGCTAGCAAAGAAGTATaagttggttttattttattttcaatctttGTTGGCTGTCCATGTTTGATCATGGACAACAAATAGATGACAGACTCACACTTTGACAGTATATTTTCTTCTATAATGCTATTAGCCAAGTTTGTGACAATTAGCGTCGTATGACTACTTTATTATGTTGAAGAGTGGAAACTGGAAACTATTCATTATTAAAATAGTTCTGGGACAACAACTAATAAATAAGATTGTTGACATctttatgttttcattgtttcctTATTATTGGTGATAAATGAGATTCAATGACTTAAAGATTTATACCCTGTAGTAAGGAGCTACAGGTGATAAGGAATTTAAATAGctatcacaaaaaataaaatataagttaTTAACCAGAGTACACGTACACGCAATGATGAATAAAGAAGAGTAAGAGAAAGTCTGATAATAACATTGTAATAAATGATTATAACTCAGTTATTGTTACTGGGTTTGAACTAAAGTACATTACAAGAATTAAGAATTTGAGAAGGCAAtccttgttatttatttatttttttcaatttgcttttgttgtaaatgttttaaatgataGAGACTTTGTATACTTTGTTGACATTGTGtgaatatttattcaatttaatttGTCCGTAATTTATCTTTTTCCATTATTAATTTTACATACATTTGTGTTGATAGAGAGCTATCAAATAgcactgtttatttattgttttcatgtgtgttctgagcacacaaaaaaatgttaatgttgATTGGAGATTTTGCTCCGTGATAACAGAGTAGCAGCTGAGGTGAGAGGGAAGCATCATGGGAAAGTGGTGAAACCTGTCATGATCTCTGGTTTGGAGAAAGAACGATAGAACCGGAGTTGAAGACTATTCAAAAGGATTGTGAGCTGCAGTACTTACTCCAGCCTACAGAGGGCGATCGACAATCATTTGGAATCGCGGTCTAGCGCTAAAGCGGCGGAAGTGAAGCGCGTAGTAAACATGGCTGACAGTGGAGTGACAGGTGAGTGTGTGGTGTGTATATCACCTGGATTGTCCTTCACGTGTCTGCTACATACATTATATAATATGGTGTTTTAATCGGGCATGTGTCTGTTTCATAGCTTTCGTTTGTGAAAGTATGTTTGGCTAGAAATTGACCCTGGCTAATGTCGCTAAAGctagcaactactagaaacataATGTTGCGTCATCCCCTGTCAAATGTGCATTTAATGCAAAGTTTTTGCATGTACTGTTGAGATTGTTTAATAGATATTTGCTGTTAAAATTACAGATGATGACAAGAAGGAGGCTCTTATCGAACGTGTTAAGGTGAGGATCTGCCTGGGTAGTTCTATCTCGTGAAGTGAAATGATGTAAATTTGGCgtcatttcttttgtttataaTTGACTGTGCTGAACATCAGAATGAAGGCAAAGAGTTGACTAAAGAAGAGAAGCAGAGGCtgagaaaggagaagaagaaccagaagaaaaacaaagagaagaaggatggaaaggaagaggaTAAGGGAAAGACGACAACCAGTGTTGCTGTCTCGCAACCAGGTTCCCAAAATGGTAAGGAGTTTGTGTGAATTGCGTTTTTGCGCATTTTTCAAGCCTCATTCCACCGATTTCAGATCTAATGCCTGTGTGTTCTTGTGTTGAAGTGTAAATGCTGAATAGTTATTCATGCATGTTTATGTGTATATTAGTCACCAATTTACccattttgtttgcatttatCCAAAGCCATAAGTAATGTAACGACAGATTGGAATATGATTTCAACCCTACTTTCAATTTCTTTTCACATAGATAAGACAAATGTTTGTAAGAAATGTCAACATAAATACCATCAAAACGCATTCAAGTGGAACACATCCATGTATTATACTTGCactcaaatattttttgtttctgtttctattTTGACCAACAAGCTCCCCCAGCAGTGCCTGCCTCTGCAACACTCCCAGTGCCTGCACCAGAAGCTCCTGCTGCCACAGAGAAACCAGCCAAGAGCAAAGCAGAGCTGAAAGCAGAGAGGAGAGCGCGACAAGAGGCTGAGCGAGCTTCCAAACAAGCTGCTGTGAGCAAACCCAAAGCAGTGACCAGCGAGCTGCAGCCAGGTACTGGACCAGTGTTTGTCTACCACCTCTTTATGTAATTCAGTCTGCTCCAGTCCTTCCCATGGCTAAATGTACATTTGTTTCCAGTCGTGAAACGTCTCCCGGAACACATCCAGGCAGACAACCCAGATGTTTTAAAGAAGGTGGCCAAGAAGCTGGAAAGACAGCAGGTAGagtattttctgtttcatgAGGTATGaatgcttgtgttgtttgaggcAATGCTCATTATAATAAGCCAACAGTGCACCTGCGATTGTGCTGATAACCCTCCTTTTAGAGTCCAGCGCAACATGCGTCTAACCAGGTAGAATCCATCCACTCCGCTGCTTTTCCCTTTACTGTCCATCATCTTTCTGTTGCTCCTTAGATGGGAGCTGTATCTCAGTATCACCTAACATTAACTGCTTGCtgtgcatttgttttctgtCGTAATAAATTAGGACTTACACCGACAGCTTCTGATACATGTCTATGTTTTGTTGCTTTATAACCTGGAGCTTCAGAGTATCCATTGGTCTTGTAGTGTGTGAGTGATGTGTGGCCTTCACAATGAGTCTGGATCAAATGAAGGTGTGATGGTAAACTTATTTTATGCCGCCAGAACCAAGTATCACAGTTAAGTCGCATGATTTAATGTGCTCACTTCGGACTCTCTTCAGATCCCGTTACGAGCTGACTACGGCTACAAGGTCAGCCTGGTGTCTCACCTTCACCAGTACAGTCGGAAAGCTCCTTTAACACAACAAGTCAGGTGAGCTGTAAACCAGCGAGCACTTGTGAAGTTGAAGTTTGTTTCCTGCCTTGCTCATGAGCTGCTTCTTCCAGCATTCCCTCCTCAGTCATCCATCCTGCTATTGTGCGACTGGGTCTACAGTATTCTCAGGGCATCGTTGCAGGGTCCAACGCCCGCTCTGTGGCTCTACTGCATGCCTTCCAACAGGTACTTAAGTAGTATTATGCAGTTCATCACCCTAAATATCTCTCCTATCAGCCCCTTTAAATGGCTTTTATGGAGGGGTTTTTTGGTGTTGTTTCTATTGCAATATGTCATTTGGTGAGATATTCTGTGTGAGGAAGGCTGATGCAGTTAAAACTATGATGCTAAAACAACATCTGCACGTCTTAACAATTAAGTCAGTACCAGTTGCAGCACCAATACGTCTTTGGGTGTGGCACTGAAGGTAATAACAGCTGTAACCAGTTAGTGTAACTGGGTTATTATCGCAAGCATTGGtgatgaactgcagtgacaacatTGGGGTTAAAAACATCGGCACTACTGAAACGTGTACAATAATGATCTGTTTTCCTCCAGGTAATAAGGGACTACACGACTCCACCAAATGAAGAACTGTCCAGAGACCTGGTAAACAAGCTAAAACCTTATATCAGGTAACACAACTGTCATTCACCACTTCAAACGTCagtcttattttcttttttaagtgttgttgaatttaaaaaaaaaggttcaatcTTTGTGAATATCATTGTCCATTGTTTTAAACGTGGACTGTAGTTTGTGTCATAAACTTTGGACGCGATTGTCAGTTGTTCAACGCTGGTCATTTCTTTTTACAGCTTTTTGAACCAGTGTCGCCCTCTGTCTGCTAGCATGGGTAATGCTATCAAGTACATCAAGAAGGAGATCTCCAATATTCCCTCTCAGTCCAAAGAAGACGAGGTGAATGTCGCAGAAAGCCCGTGTTGACAAGCAGGTTTCTTATTGACAAACACTAGCGGGCCTTGTGTTTTCCAGGCCAAGAGCAAACTGCTGGGCTGCATTGAGTGCTACATTAATGAGAAGATCGTCCTAGCTGCAAAAGCTATAGCCAAGTACTCCATCGAGAAGATCAGTGATGGAGACGTCATCCTGGTTTATGGATGGTAGGTGTCAATAATGAATGTATGTTGGTGGACATCATTAATCGTGAGCAATTCAGATTGACTTCCTGACAGTTGACAGTATGATGTTGCTGCACACGTACCCTGCTTACACACCTGTCTGATGCTTGTTTAtgtttcagacttttttttagatatttCTGCTACTTATTTGATACTACACAGTACTGTATGTCAAGGTCAAAGTGACCATGTATTTATTACAGACATTTTAATCTTCAAACGTATAAACTTTGTAGACAGTGATTCAGAGCGAAAGTTGTCAAAACATGTCAAATATCTAGGCAGGAAATTACAGCACAGCTGCTGGACAGTGACAAACTGGCAATGCGGACTATGTGCGTCACATGGTACACTTGTTTTTGCAGTCATCAGTTGTTTGAAATctcttcatgttttctttttattatgtttCTTACACTAAGCGTGGCGTTCCACAGGGGTCAGCCAGGGGTTTGGGGTTGTTTCAGGATATGTCGCTCATGTTATATGGCCAAATATAgttaaagaaaaataagaaaGTTTTGCTACCTCCCGAGTCTTGCAACATGCAGTCCTTTTTCACTCTCTGGAATTTTTCCTTAGCTCATCACTGGTCAACCACATCCTCTGTGAGGCCTTCGAGAAAAGCAGGAAGTTCCGAGTGATAGTCGTTGACAGTCGGCCGCGTTTGGAAGGCAGAGAGACCTTGAGGCGCCTTGTCCAGAGAGGCATCAGCTGCACCTACGTCCTCATCTCAGCTGTGTCCTACATCCTTCCAGAGGTTAGGATTC encodes the following:
- the eif2b4 gene encoding translation initiation factor eIF-2B subunit delta — protein: MADSGVTDDDKKEALIERVKNEGKELTKEEKQRLRKEKKNQKKNKEKKDGKEEDKGKTTTSVAVSQPGSQNAPPAVPASATLPVPAPEAPAATEKPAKSKAELKAERRARQEAERASKQAAVSKPKAVTSELQPVVKRLPEHIQADNPDVLKKVAKKLERQQIPLRADYGYKVSLVSHLHQYSRKAPLTQQVSIPSSVIHPAIVRLGLQYSQGIVAGSNARSVALLHAFQQVIRDYTTPPNEELSRDLVNKLKPYISFLNQCRPLSASMGNAIKYIKKEISNIPSQSKEDEAKSKLLGCIECYINEKIVLAAKAIAKYSIEKISDGDVILVYGCSSLVNHILCEAFEKSRKFRVIVVDSRPRLEGRETLRRLVQRGISCTYVLISAVSYILPEVSKVFLGAHALLANGYVMSRVGTSQIALVAKAFNVPVLVCCETYKFCDRVQTDSFVSNELDDPDDLIVTRKGKTQLQQWQAVPKLGLLNLVYDVTPPDFVDLVITDLGMIPCTSVPVVLRVKNIDQ